A stretch of DNA from Arthrobacter jiangjiafuii:
CTCCCCCGCGACTCCAAGGCACTGCGCTGCTGCCCGGGCTGACTGCCGCTGCGGCCGCCGTCGTTGCCGCCTACCTCCTGCACCGGCTGATTCCCTGGCTGCCGGTCCTGACCATAGCCGTGGTCCTGGGGTTGGCCGTGGCCAACGTTCCCGGCCTGTCTTCATCAGTCTCCGGCCCGTTGAAGCCTGGCCTGTCCCTCGCTGCCAGGCGGCTGATGCGTGCCGGGATTGTACTGCTGGGACTGAAGGTGTCGCTGATCGATATTGCCTCACTGGGGTGGGCAGCACTTCTGCTGATCGCCGCACTGGTCGCGGGGGCATTTGCCGGGACCTATCTGATCTGCCGGGCGTTCCGGCTGCCCGGGGAGGAGCCGCTGCTGATTGCCGCCGGCTTCTCCATTTGCGGGGTGTCCGCCATCGGGGCGATAGCCGCTGCCCGGAGGGTGAGGCACGAGGATACGGTGGTGCCGATCGCGCTGGTGACGCTCTGCGGAACGCTGGCGATCGGCGTGCTGCCGTTGCTGGCGTCCCTGTTCGGCCTGCCGGACGAGACGTTTGGCCTGTGGGCAGGAGCGTCGGTTCACGACGTCGGCCAGGTGGTGGCCACGGCCCAGACCGCAGGGACAGCGGCGCTCGCGGCCGCCGTCGTCGTCAAGCTGGCCCGCGTGGTCATGCTCGCCCCGATGACTGCTGTCGTG
This window harbors:
- a CDS encoding YeiH family protein gives rise to the protein MNSSPPRLQGTALLPGLTAAAAAVVAAYLLHRLIPWLPVLTIAVVLGLAVANVPGLSSSVSGPLKPGLSLAARRLMRAGIVLLGLKVSLIDIASLGWAALLLIAALVAGAFAGTYLICRAFRLPGEEPLLIAAGFSICGVSAIGAIAAARRVRHEDTVVPIALVTLCGTLAIGVLPLLASLFGLPDETFGLWAGASVHDVGQVVATAQTAGTAALAAAVVVKLARVVMLAPMTAVVGFLGRRQDARSQAMETPTGVEQGRGKRPPLVPLFVLGFLALILVRTAGILPEAALEAAGVVQEILFAAALFSLGAGVRFSALFASGARALAAALVSWLLVGGLGLGLALLLAG